The following are from one region of the Micromonas commoda chromosome 12, complete sequence genome:
- a CDS encoding predicted protein, which yields MAAHVAAMIGFRTALAAPRALRRVPRSRAARETRGGNDGGFPVVRAEIRRIASPDGTVVDLPNVTFKRPPAVDRAACKSGMMHIGVGGFHRSHQQAFMNELLDVNFDVAKNWCTTGVGVMPNDSAMRDYLRDNDWTYPIVARSGTDASTMRAEVEEVYALRDMILAFEDPIACIEAMANPDVKIVSLTITEFGYRVPLNSSDFKFIERALNGEMDCETPYPEDMEKPSTFGIICAAAAARFERGQRPFTLMSCDNLPHNGDVCKGRMTSAAEELVCAGLCSVSLDEFVVWLQNEVRYPSTMVDRITPATSWDDIATMPDKYGFEDKWPVMCEPYKHWVIEDDFVDGARPPWETVGATLTKDVVSHELMKVRLLNVTHSAMCYVGILAGLTHVHEACLHSKIRSYLELVMLEEIAPTLRANPEMDKSLCDRIPSYARSVLERFENVAVKDQLDRIAMDGSEKFRVQGSGVIREGIALGLPMDAFALYVAAWAHFVKREVEAGVEVKDMGAQGVTAPFRPGGTGLPAFLDMVDIFGDLAMDLTWRQNVTRMYDTINEHGMEFALDVVLGTVSAFPDSIRSDLRLDNPTRAQEAQQLAGDEAVVAVVNPARLASAETIMYTSEMLMGEGSSVNVNAR from the exons ATggccgcgcacgtcgccgcgatgattGGCTTTAggaccgcgctcgccgctccGCGTGCGCTTCGGCGCGTtccccgctcccgcgccgcccgagagacgcgcgggggtaACGACGGTGGTTTCCCCGTGGTCAGGGCGGAGATTCGCAGGATAGcctcccccgacggcacgGTGGTGGACCTGCCGAACGTGACGTTCAAGCGCCCCCCGGCGGtggaccgcgccgcgtgcaAGAGCGGCATGATGcacatcggcgtcggcggcttccacAGGTCCCATCAGCag GCGTTCATgaacgagctcctcgacgtcaacttcgacgtcgccaagaACTGGTGCACCACGGGCGTGGGCGTCATGCCAAACGATTCAGCGATGCGCGATTACCTGCGCGATAACGACTGGACGTATCCCATCGTGGCGCGCTccggcaccgacgcgagcacgatgcgcgcggaggtggaggaggtgtACGCGCTGCGGGACATGATCCTCGCGTTCGAGGATCCGATCGCGTGCATCGAGGCGATGGCCAACCCCGACGTCAAGATCGTGTCGCTGACGATCACAGAGTTTGGCTACAGGGTTCCTCTCAACTCGAGCGACTTCAAGTtcatcgagcgcgcgttgAACGGCGAGATGGACTGCGAGACGCCGTACCCGGAGGACATGGAGAAGCCGTCGACGTTCGGAATcatctgcgccgcggcggcggcgcggttcgAGCGCGGCCAGCGGCCGTTCACGCTGATGAGCTGCGATAACCTGCCTCACAACGGCGACGTGTGCAAGGGGCGAatgacctccgccgccgaggagctggtGTGCGCTGGCCTGTGCTCGGTCAGCCTCGACGAGTTTGTCGTCTGGCTTCAGAACGAGGTGCGGTACCCGAGCACCATGGTGGACCGCATCACCCCGGCCACGTCTTGGGACGACATCGCGACCATGCCGGACAAGTACGGCTTCGAGGATAAGTGGCCGGTGATGTGCGAGCCGTACAAGCACTGGGTCATCGAGGATGatttcgtcgacggcgcgaggccgccgtGGGAGACggtcggcgcgacgctgaCCAAGGACGTGGTGTCGCACGAGCTCATGAAGGTTCGCCTCCTCAACGTCACGCACAGCGCCATGTGCTacgtcggcatcctcgcgGGGCTGACGCACGTCCACGAGGCGTGCCTGCACTCGAAGATCCGCTCGTACTTGGAGCTCGTGAtgctcgaggagatcgcccCGACGCTTCGCGCCAACCCCGAGATGGACAAGTCGCTGTGCGATCGCATCCCCTCGTACGCGCGGAGCGTTCTGGAACGTTTCGAGAACGTCGCCGTGAAGGACCAGCTGGACCGCATCGCGATGGACGGGAGCGAAAAGTTCAGGGTGCAGGGCTCGGGCGTCATTCGCGAGGGGATCGCGCTGGGACTTCCCATGGACGCCTTCGCGCTgtacgtcgcggcgtgggcgcacTTCGTCaagcgcgaggtggaggctgGCGTGGAGGTGAAGGACATGGGCGCGCAAggggtcaccgcgccgttcCGCCCCGGAGGCACGGGGCTCCCCGCGTTTTTGGACATGGTCGACATCTTCGGAGATTTGGCGATGGACCTGACCTGGCGACAGAACGTGACGCGGATGTACGACACCATCAACGAGCACGGCATGGAGttcgcgctggacgtcgtcctcggcacGGTGTCCGCGTTCCCAGACTCCATTCGCAGCGATCTGCGACTGGACAACCCGACTCGCGCACAGGAGGCGCAGCAGCTGGCGGGGGACGAAGCCGTCGTGGCCGTCGTCaaccccgcgcggctcgcgtcggcggagaccATCATGTACACCTCGGAGATGCTGATGGGCGAGGGGTCCTCCGTGAACGTCAACGCCAGGTGA
- a CDS encoding major facilitator superfamily (multidrug efflux), translating to MAATFADYLGMAMLTPALPYWCADEAGMTPAQVATWTGAITTAQYAGAAMGNFAVGAAGDGLGAKRTLLATLLGDVVLFTLTAVETRPGALLAIRLVAGASSPLVAALMYILQRAEDKAQTLAGVNAYSLSVNGGYALGGVVVGLAYGTMGWLGLNLLSACVAGAALVFVAVVAKRDLPAVTESGARRREEAEAGVGVGAGMSPRASFAVGEAGEGGGGGGGPGGNRGGGGDTAGDTAGDGALTQLEKKVSVFRTGAMVSHCYTAFNTGYLFMGFIVLFVLMAKQVLGWSVVRVGWAFMAIPVANVVAMYGLIPPFVARFGVHCSITCSSIGTVMVLSVLALPSVHRTQEGILTVTFFLILCVVLLQVPNQMRIKIIADAHAPGSMGRITGASRVCFATGQTCSPIVVALLYVQDPTWAVLSMVFVAAAVPAVFVACGQALWADPDSMAAGRGGDGSGRGVPRARASGAEGPAPGRT from the coding sequence ATggccgcgacgttcgcggatTACCTCGGGATGGCCATGCTCACCCCGGCGCTGCCCTACTGgtgcgcggacgaggcggggaTGACGCCCGCGCAGGTGGCGACGTGGACCGGCGCCATCACCACGGCGCAgtacgcgggcgccgcgatgggaaacttcgcggtgggcgcggctGGGGACGGGCTGGGCGCGAAACGGACGCTGCTCGCGACGCTGctgggcgacgtcgtgctgTTCACGCTCACGGCGGTGGAGACGCGACCCggggcgctcctcgccatccggctcgtcgccggggcgtccTCCCctctcgtcgcggcgctcatgtACATCCTGCAGAGGGCGGAGGACAAGGCGCAGACGCTCGCGGGAGTCAACGCGTACTCGCTCAGCGTCAACGGCGGCTACgccctcgggggcgtcgtcgtcggactcgcGTACGGAACGATGGGGTGGCTCGGGTTGAACCTGCtgtccgcgtgcgtcgcgggcgcggcgctcgtcttcgtagccgtcgtcgcgaagaGAGATCTTCCGGCCGTCACGGAGAGCGGAGCGAGGCgcagggaggaggcggaggctggcgtcggggtgggcgcggggatgtccccgagggcgagcttcgcggtgggcgaggcgggcgagggaggaggcggtggggGTGGGCCGGGGGGGaatcggggcggcggcggcgacacagccggcgacacagctggcgacggggCGTTGACGCAGCTGGAAAAAAAAGTCTCGGTGTTTCGAACGGGCGCCATGGTGAGCCACTGCTACACCGCGTTCAACACCGGGTACCTGTTCATGGGGTTCATCGTGCTCTTCGTGCTCATGGCGAAGCAGGTGCTCGGGTGGTCGGTCGTGCGCGTGGGGTGGGCGTTCATGGCCATCCCCGTCgccaacgtcgtcgccatgtACGGATTGATACCGCCGTTTGTCGCGCGGTTCGGCGTGCACTGCAGCATAACGTGCAGCTCGATCGGAACCGTGATGGTGCTGTCCGTCTTGGCCCTCCCCTCGGTGCATCGCACGCAGGAGGGCATACTGACCGTCACGTTCTTCCTGATCCTCTGCGTCGTGCTGCTGCAGGTTCCCAACCAGATGAGGATCAAGATCATCGCGGatgcgcacgcgccgggctcgaTGGGTCGAATCACCGGTGCGAGCAGAGTGTGCTTCGCGACGGGACAGACGTGCTCGCCCATCGTCGTGGCGCTCCTGTACGTGCAGGACCCGACGTGGGCGGTGCTGTCGATGGTgttcgtggcggcggcggtgccggcggTGTTCGTCGcgtgcggacaagcgctTTGGGCGGACCCCGactcgatggcggcggggcgggggggggacgggtcggggcggggggttccccgggcgcgagcgtcagGCGCTGAGGGGCCCGCCCCGGGGCGAACGTAA
- a CDS encoding predicted protein yields MGGGWTDLGVRADPDNPLALREHIATAVALGYATVATDTRVDAGDKAAGREIARGLDPIDPATLASALADASARTGARPVLNRLTRLTIRFGEPGELQTLLNAHDRAVRAYDILALEPTTERALASACANRRCDVIALALGARPSFRLRAGAVKAAASNGIAFEVAYNSALMETTARRNFFANAASLTRACGGGGDAGAPHGVGGVVILTGGSRRANELRAPLDVVNLATMFGMKDGDARRAMAARCDALVARAARRRAAEADAADR; encoded by the coding sequence ATGGGGGGCGGCTGGACGGACCTCGGCGTGCGGGCGGATCCCGATAATCCGCTCGCCCTGCGCGAGCacatcgccaccgcggtggcgctcggatacgccaccgtcgccaccgacacgcgcgtcgacgctggGGACAAGGCGGCCGGACGAGAGATCGCCCGCGGACTCGACCCCATCGACCCAGCGACGttggcctcggcgctcgccgacgcgtccgcgcgaacaggcgcgcgtcccgtccTGAACCGCCTCACGCGGCTGACGATCCGCTTCGGCGAGCCCGGGGAGCTCCAAACGCTGCTCAACGCccacgaccgcgcggtgcgagcgTACGacatcctcgcgctcgagcccaccaccgaacgcgcgctcgcatCCGCGTGCGCCAACCGCCGAtgcgacgtcatcgcgctcgcgctgggcgcACGGCCCAGCTTTCGattgcgcgcgggcgcggtgaaagccgcggcgtcgaacggcATCGCCTTCGAGGTGGCGTATAACTCGGCGCTCAtggagacgacggcgaggcgcaaCTTTTTCGCCAACGCTGCATCATTGACTCGAGCgtgcgggggcgggggcgacgcgggcgcgccacacggcgtcgggggcgtggTCATCCTGACCGGGGGGTCGAGAAGAGCCAACGAGCTGAGGgcgccgctcgacgtcgtcaacCTGGCGACGATGTTCGGGATgaaggacggggacgcgaggcgagcgatggcggcgcggtgcgacgcgttggtggcccgcgccgctcgaaggcgcgccgcggaagccgacgccgccgaccgctga
- a CDS encoding twin arginine targeting family (protein export), protein MASSAADGFVPAAAAAAPRPVPALAAAAPPPERQAEQVRSFLYPGEDELPDDVNMTIWEHLEELRDRALVSAGACAVAILLCFCFAKDLVIFLEQPVIDQVKFLQLGPGEYFFTTVKVAGYCGLLLGAPVVLYEAIAYVVPGLTRDERKFLAPIVLGSSVLFYAGIGFAYAILTPAALKFFIGYSNEAVESLWSIDQYFEFVLVLLFSTGLSFQVPVIQLLLGQSGLVSSAQMLSIWRYVVVGSVVAAAVLTPSTDPFTQMLLAVPLMSLYLGGAALVGVVEKGRGVNQIEG, encoded by the coding sequence atggcgtccagcgccgcggacgggttcgtccccgcggcggcggcggcggcgccccggccggtgccggcgctcgcggcggcggctccgccgccggagagACAGGCGGAGCAGGTACGCTCGTTTCTCTACCCCGGCGAAGATGAGCTCCCGGATGACGTGAACATGACGATCTGGGAGcacctcgaggagctgcggGACCGCGCGTTGgtctccgcgggggcgtgcgccgtcgcgatcctCCTCTGCTTCTGCTTCGCCAAGGATCTGGTCATCTTCCTGGAGCAACCCGTGATCGATCAGGTCAAGTTTCTCCAGCTCGGCCCGGGGGAGTACTTCTTCACGACGGTCAAGGTCGCCGGCTACTGCGGCttgctcctcggcgcccccgtgGTGCTCTACGAGGCGATCGCATACGTCGTTCCCGGTCTCACGCGGGACGAGCGCAAGTTCCTCGCGCCCATCGTCCTCGGCTCCTCCGTACTCTTCTACGCCGGCATCGGCTTCGCGTATGCGATTTTAACGCCAGCCGCTCTGAAGTTTTTCATCGGGTACAGCAACGAGGCTGTGGAGTCGCTGTGGTCGATCGATCAGTACTTCGAGTTTGTCCTTGTGCTGCTCTTCTCCACCGGGCTGTCGTTCCAGGTGCCGGTGATTCAGCTGCTCTTGGGCCAGTCCGGGTTGGTGTCGTCGGCGCAGATGCTGAGCATCTGGCggtacgtcgtcgtcgggtccgtcgtagcggcggcggtgctgaCGCCGAGCACGGACCCGTTCACGCAGATGCTGCTGGCGGTGCCGCTGATGTCGCtgtacctcggcggcgccgcgctcgtcggggtgGTGGAGAAGGGCCGGGGCGTCAACCAGATCGAGGGTTGA
- a CDS encoding predicted protein, which produces MADRAAQIVSEWFVKCANVVLQSRIVLASDEGKQNRWFNLDVVELDAYAKSLQPWRSKQRSGPEKSGRLPPLVLDVYVSDLGPDGEERGAEEGEEKSRERPRVLIERWVLRHDADDADAGLLGDDESSSNDRRRQNPSPSKPGRTSAETVAVAYKRTVVMVRALHALCRSLPANRFHRAARQSQCRGLRFAMSHEVRPGGTGGGVDSSDAAVVVEEEKPSGGGGDFGEYSFTPVRTPAGGSLRAVVYFLNADKLAGMDCVPKPTAPRVIDGYLGGGQKRSETAGGGGAHPTGPGPFLPSSHTSASPSPFSSTDAPAPPRRDFGFGTSPSSGGVSGRPFRANSWAGKATYGFGASPPARATLPAGGSPVTTGDGVPGGLPRAGSRGMLSEAIAEQKASEEGAGGVNAPSVAPSGGAATKGESVGRSSTKPPPSPPQIYGFGVGSLGTATNFGDKVPPSSPRYGSVGSPHVGSPSLPFASTSHPTRFTPLGSGGSGPRGGGHGFSTSLASGDHALARRAREFGRSPGDGQTLPGSRPQSARLNGGAIDDSPPWHFRGFTGALSASPGSTPGGGTTPRGSHGSHGGGSAGGAGHNQSNSGGGDRSNPIGVYYASPGRRPRRPSWSSPSSSLSASLSHGGDASGGAGGGGGGIGSLVGGALSAPLGSSPGRLGFAYSHGGVGGFNGAPHAYSYGASPGASPGGSFANAMAHLRAQRAGQGAGAGVVHATGIQRIPDSGHGAMFESGADSDQLPFALDDEDDGLGFDHGGGGASSGGGGGGGGGGGIGSSVDSPIDRQSREGSSFGSGVGGGASGRSDAAVGALVRMLQDAAPLSAEWGTEGERVGGGPRGWGDAGGGASEIDSSRDASSEASGDTAGGVTAGGVGGEMTLDWALSQLSRFRDFKASLDESTSTLEAVEERPNGEEGGTE; this is translated from the exons ATGGCGGACAGGGCCGCGCAGATCGTGTCGGAGTGGTTCGTGAAGTGCGCCAACGTGGTACTACAGTCCCGGATAgtgctcgcgtcggacgaGGGGAAGCAGAACCGAtgg TTTAAcctggacgtcgtcgagctcgacgcgtaCGCAAAGTCTCTCCAGCCGTGGCGTTCCAAGCAGCGGTCGGGGCCCGAAAAGAgcggccgcctcccgccgctcgtcctcgacgtgtACGTGTCCGACCTCGGGCCCGACGGCGAAGagcggggtgccgaggagggggaggagaAGTCGCGGGAACGCCCCCGCGTCCTGATCGAGCGGTGGGTGCTGCGacacgacgccgacgacgccgacgcgggtttgctcggcgacgacgaatctTCGTCGaacgatcgtcgtcgtcagaatccgtcgccgagcaaaCCCGgacggacgagcgcggagacggtggcggtggcgtaCAAACGAACCGTCGTGATGGTCCGGGCGTTACACGCCCTGTGCAGGTCGTTACCGGCGAACAGGTTCCacagggcggcgaggcaaTCGCAGTGCCGCGGGCTTCGCTTCGCGATGTCGCACGAGGTTCGGCCGGGGGGGACGGGAGGGGGGGTCGATTcatcggacgccgccgtcgtcgtcgaagaggaaaaaccgagcggcggcggcggggacttTGGGGAGTACTCGTTCACGCCGGTGCGCACGCCCGCCGGTGGGTCGCTGCGCGCCGTGGTGTACTTTTTGAACGCGGACAAACTCGCCGGGATGGACTGCGTCCCGaagccgacggcgccgcgagtcATAGACGGatacctcggcggcggtcagaAACGGTCAGAAACGGCTGGTGGCGGCGGGGCTCACCCGACGGGCCCGGGCCCCTTCCTCCCTTCGAGCcacacgagcgcgtcgccctcccctTTCTCTTCCACCGACGCCccggctccgccgcggcgtgacTTTGGCTTTGGAACTTCCCCTTCGTCGGGCGGAGTGAGTGGACGTCCGTTTCGGGCGAACTCCTGGGCGGGAAAGGCGACGTACGgcttcggcgcgtcgccgcccgcgcgggccaCACTcccggcgggcggctcgccggtcacgacgggcgacggcgtcccgggCGGCTTACCCCGCGCCGGATCCCGCGGGATGCTCTccgaggccatcgcggagcagaaggcgagcgaggagggcgcgggcggggtgaaCGCTCCTTCGGTCGCTCCTTCGGGaggagcggcgacgaagggggAGTCGGTTGGTCGCTCGTccacgaagccgccgccgtcgccgcctcagATTTACGGCTTTGGCGTCGGGTCGCTCGGGACGGCTACAAACTTCGGAGACAAAGTTCCCCCAAGTTCCCCCCGGTACGGAAGCGTCGGGTCCCCGCACGTCGGGTCCCCGTCGCTtccgttcgcgtcgaccaGCCATCCGACGCGGTTCACCCCACTCGGAAGCGGCGGATCCGGACCGAGAGGAGGAGGGCACGGATTCTCGACGTCgctggcgagcggcgaccacgcgctggcgaggagggcgcgcgagTTCGGCCGCTCACCCGGGGACGGCCAGACGCTTCCGGGGTCCCGGCCGCAGTCCGCGAGGTtaaacggcggcgcgatcgacgatTCCCCGCCGTGGCACTTCCGGGGTTTTACcggcgcgctctccgcgtcgccggggagcacgccgggcggcggcacgacgccgcggggctcgcacgggtcgcacgggggcgggagcgcgggcggcgccggccacAACCAATCAAACTCGGGAGGTGGAGACCGATCCAACCCCATCGGGGTGTATTACGCGTCTCCGgggaggcgcccgcgtcgcccgtcgtggtcgtcgccctcgtcgtcgctgagcgcgtcgctgagccacggcggggacgcgagcggcggcgcgggagggggTGGTGGGGGGATCGgctcgctcgtcggcggagcgctctcggcgccgctggggtcgtcgccggggcggctCGGATTCGCGTATTCCCACGGCGGGGTGGGTGGGTTCAACGGGGCGCCGCACGCCTACTCGTAcggggcgtcgcccggggcgtcgcccggggGATCGTTCGCGAACGCCATGgcgcacctccgcgcgcagcgcgccgggcaaggcgccggggcgggcgtcGTGCATGCGACGGGGATTCAACGGATCCCGGACTCGGGACACGGCGCGATGTtcgagagcggcgcggacAGCGACCAACTGCcgttcgcgctcgacgacgaagacgatgGCTTAGGGTTCgatcacggcggcggcggcgcgtcgagcggcggcggaggcggcggcggaggcggaggcgggatCGGATCCTCCGTCGACTCGCCGATCGATCGGCAAAGTCGGGAAGGTTCGTCGTTCGGGTCTGGggtcggaggaggcgcgtccGGTCGGTCGGACGCCGCTGTGGGGGCGCTCGTGCGCATGCtccaggacgccgcgccgctgagCGCCGAGTGGGGTACCGAGGGAGAGCGGGTGGGCGGGGggccgcgcgggtggggggacgcgggcggcggcgcgtctgAGATCGATTCCAGTCGCGACGCGTCTTCCGAGGCGTCCGGGGACACGGCCGGCGGTGTCACCGCGGGGGGGGTTGGCGGGGAGATGACTTTGGACTGGGCGCTGTCGCAGCTGAGCCGGTTCAGGGATTTTAAGGCGTCCCTGGAcgagtcgacgtcgacgctcgaggcggtggaggagaggccaaacggcgaggagggcgggacGGAGTGA